The sequence ATGTACCATAAATCCGAATTTTTGCCGATTTTATTTAAATTTAAATTTTGTTCCAAAAATTCGTTTATCTCAAAAATATCTTTTTCTATTTTTTCATAAGGCATTTCCTTGCTATAATAAATAATAAAATTTACTTCTTCTAAATTTCCTTCTGTTTTAAAAATCTTAATACGAAAATTTCGTTTTTCATTAATTAGCTTCTTTAATAGTTTAAAAAAAACATCTATTTCATTTTCATTAAGTTTCTCTATAAAATTATTAAAATTTTCCAAATTTCCAATAATATCTCTTTTATCTTTTAAAAAATTTACAAGCTCTTCTTTTTTACTGGTAGTTGCTATTCGTGTAGTAGTATATATAAATTCACTTAACTTTTCCAATATGTCCGGTTTTGATTCAGTATAATCATAAGAAGTTTTATAAGTTAAAGTATTCATCTTAATTCTTCCTCAAGCTCTCCTCTTATTATGCTTGAAAATATAAAATCTGTCATTTCATGAGCTTTATCAAGCCAATTAGATATACTTTCTATATTTGGTTCTATATTTGACATTTGTAAAGATTCTACATGGCTTTCAATAAACAAGCTTTCTTTCTTGTTTTCTATAAGACCTTTAAAAAAATGCACGCCTAAAAGTCCTTTGGGCTCATTTAAAAAATATTCTAATTTACATTCAACACTTATAGGGTTTTCAGGAAATCTATTTCGTCTTTCTTCCTCTCCAAAATCAATTCCAATATTAACATGAAGTTTTTTCTTTAAAAATTCAAGAACATTATCGTTTATAAAATCAAAAGGAAAAGCATCAAGATATTTTAAAGCTAAATTGTCTATGAATAAATTTTCTTTATCTGGATAAATTGAGAAAAAGTTATTTACTACTTTCAAAACTAAGGGTTTAAAATTTTCCCATTTTTCATATTCTTTATTCATATTGACAGTTAGTATATTTGGTCCTACTTGAACAACAGGCCACTTTCTATTTTTACTCCAAAATCTATATTGAACTATTTTGCTTCCGGAAGGTAAAGCTTCTATTGGAATATTAACTGTAGGTAAAGTTTCAAATTCGGGGAATTTCTCTTTAATACGTTCATAAAGAGCACCGATAATTAACCTATAATTAGGGTCAAAGTATAAATCACCTTTATTTTTATTTCCCCAATAAAGCTCAAAAGCAACTTCAACCAGTGGTTGTTTAGATAATTTATACATTATTTTCCTCTGTCATTTTTTAATCCTTCGTTATAATAAAACATTATAGCAAATTTCTTTAGCTAAGCAATAACTATTTAGTTTTAGAATTATTTAGTATTAGTGAAAAAATACATATTTGAATAGATAATATTAATACCGAAAAATCAAGTAGAGAATAAGGTAGCCTGTTTAGGACTACCTTTATATTGCTAAAATCTTCTTTGTAGTTTTTAACCGGATTTAAAACTTCATATCCGTATAATTTTGTTTTGCTACAAAGGATTTTTTGAAATCTCATTCCAACCTCAATGCCGTTGCTTTTTCTTCGCAATCAAGGATTAATCTTTGAGTTTCAGGTGAGTTTAAGCCAAAGTATGCTTCGCTTTTTAATGCCATATAGCAAGTTTTTACCAATTGGAAAGAATGCCAATTTACAGGTTCTAAATAACTAATTGCAAGTGTTATAGCATCATCTTCCGTTTTTGATTGCAAGAAATACTCTTTAAACTTTGCATAATAGCTTGTTTTTAAGGACATTTTGCTGAATGCATTATCAGGTTTTAGTTGTGGAAGATACTTATCTACTCCACTTTTAACTAACTCATTAACGGAGTTAGCCATATCGGTGTTGCCTGCAAAAGCAAGGCTAACTGCCGACAATGTTGCAAGAATTAGCTTTTTCATTTTATCTTACCTCCGAAGTTAATTTTTCTTTCTTTTAGGTAAAAATTCGTTAATTAAAGCCCCTACTAAGCCTAAAAATGCAATTGCAGTGATAATCAAAAGTCCAAAAGGAAGTGGTGTTTGTTGTGCTGATAAGATTAAAGCGTCATAGTAGCTTTTAACTTGCTTTTGTGTGTTTAGCAATTCATCTTTTTTGGCCTGTAATTCTTGATACTCTTTTAAAGCCTGTGCGTATCTTTCTTTTGCAAGTTTGCATTCCGGTGTTTCTTCTTTCTGTTTGTTTTCTT comes from Venenivibrio stagnispumantis and encodes:
- a CDS encoding TIGR04255 family protein — encoded protein: MYKLSKQPLVEVAFELYWGNKNKGDLYFDPNYRLIIGALYERIKEKFPEFETLPTVNIPIEALPSGSKIVQYRFWSKNRKWPVVQVGPNILTVNMNKEYEKWENFKPLVLKVVNNFFSIYPDKENLFIDNLALKYLDAFPFDFINDNVLEFLKKKLHVNIGIDFGEEERRNRFPENPISVECKLEYFLNEPKGLLGVHFFKGLIENKKESLFIESHVESLQMSNIEPNIESISNWLDKAHEMTDFIFSSIIRGELEEELR